CTCAGCTGCTTGGCGGACGGGTCGCGCCGGCTCGCCGCCGGGCGTGCCGGAGAGTCCGCCGCCTGATCCGAGGACGACTCCGATGGGTCGTCCTTGCGACTGCTGTCTTCCTGCCCCTTAAGCACGCCAGGAGAATAGTAGTCCCTGGTCCTGGGACTTCCGGCGCGTTCGACGCGGCCGGAACCGAGATGTTTGCCGACGCTATGAGCAGCCTCGATCGAGTGATTCTCAGGTGTCTCTCAGCGTCCCGTGATCCCCCGTGACCGATCGGTGACCGTCGCAACGGACGGTTCAGGACGCCTCCGCCATCAGTTGAGCGACCCGCTGGTGCGAAGTTCCGATCACCTCGGCGATCACCCGCTGGCTCAAGCCCGCGGAGCGCAACGTCGTGATGATCTCCAAGCGCGCCCGCTCGGCGTTCGCCGCCGCCCGCTTGGACTCGGCCGTCCAGTGCCGCAACTCTTCGACGGGCCGGGTGTACTCGACATCGCCTTGCAGGTACCGCCAGTCGATGCGGAAGGAGTCCGGCTCTCGGTCGGCGAGCCCGGCGATGAGGTCTCGCACCTCAAGGTCGAGCTCCTCGAGGTGATCCACTTCAGTGGCCCCGGCGGGCAGGCCCTGGACGTGCACCACCCAGCTTCGATCCTGCCTGCTCACGTCCACTCGGTAGCTGCCCAGCTGCTCGGAGCTCATCGGTCCTCCAGCCACTTGTCGCCGAAAATGGGAGCCAAACCGGTCTCGATGTGCGTGAGCACGTACCAAGAGATCTCTTTGTTGTGCCCGGTTAAACCGAACCGGGCCACTTCGGCGCCTTCTCGGTCGTAGACCGCGAAGATCCGATGCGAGCCCTTACCTCTGCCCGGGATCTCTTGGATCGTCGTCTTCGCATTTCGGGCCGCGCGCCGCGCGAGACTCAGCACCTTGGCCGGCTTCAGCTTCTTGTTGACCACAGCATACTTCTATCGCAGTGGACACTCAAGTGGCAAACCAACTAGACGCGATCGGGTGACCTTGATCGGCGGAAGATGAACCGTCCCGTTCAGCGGCGGAAGAACTGCTCCCGGCGCCCCTGCCGGACCAGGCGGAGCCACTCGCGGAACGCCTTCAGATCACGGCGCTGGCCGACGAAGTACAGCCCGAACCGCAGGAACTCCAGCGCCCCGATCTTGCGCATCCCCGGCTGCGAGAGCAGATAACCGCGGTTGCGGTAGGTGTAGTAGCGCTTGTTCTCGTCCGACGGGTCCTGCGCGTGGAACCGGCCGCCGAGCATCGGCTTGAACTCGTCCGAACCGTCCGGGTGCACGAACCGCGTCTTGAGCGAGGTGCCGAACGGCAGCCCCGAGCGCACCACGCGGCGGTGCAGCTCCACCTCGTCGCCGCGGACGAACAGCCGGTAGTCCGGCACGCCCACCACGTCCAGCGTGGCCGCGCGGAACAGCGCGCCGTTGAAGAACGACGCGATCCCCGGCAGGAAGTCGGCGTCCCCGCCGGGAGCGCTGAGCTCC
This window of the Saccharopolyspora gloriosae genome carries:
- a CDS encoding galactofuranosyltransferase GlfT1, encoding MSADSAEQPQLPADSVVAVIVTRHRRELLAESLKVIATQTRVPDHLVVVDNGPDQPARQVVEDCPIPSTYLPSRHNLGGAGGFALGMLHALALGAEWVWLGDDDGRPADDQALATLLDVARTRKLAAVSPVVVNINRPDKLAFPLRRGLTWKRRPEELSAPGGDADFLPGIASFFNGALFRAATLDVVGVPDYRLFVRGDEVELHRRVVRSGLPFGTSLKTRFVHPDGSDEFKPMLGGRFHAQDPSDENKRYYTYRNRGYLLSQPGMRKIGALEFLRFGLYFVGQRRDLKAFREWLRLVRQGRREQFFRR
- a CDS encoding MerR, yielding MSSEQLGSYRVDVSRQDRSWVVHVQGLPAGATEVDHLEELDLEVRDLIAGLADREPDSFRIDWRYLQGDVEYTRPVEELRHWTAESKRAAANAERARLEIITTLRSAGLSQRVIAEVIGTSHQRVAQLMAEAS